One Oreochromis niloticus isolate F11D_XX linkage group LG16, O_niloticus_UMD_NMBU, whole genome shotgun sequence genomic window carries:
- the LOC100708004 gene encoding olfactory receptor 11A1-like, producing the protein MAIDNEFNETYITFGGHIELEKYKFLYFVIMFTAYILILCSNSTIVCLIWIKKSLHEPMYVFIAALLLNSVMFSTNIYPKLLMDFLSEKQITTHSQCSFQGFIYYSLTGSEFFLLASMAYDRYVSISKPLQYHTIMRKTTVKILLVLTWLLPACQLVPSAVIINTSQICRFTLNGIFCNNAISKLYCATPRISYLIYGVFILINTVFLPLLFILFTYTKIFIICYRSCREVRRKAAQTCLPHLLVLISFSCLCSYDIIITRLEISLSQTARFIMTLQVVLYHPLFNPVVYGLKMKEISQHLRRLFCQSKFKLSVRADARSAIISFVI; encoded by the coding sequence ATGGCAATTGATAATGAATTTAATGAGACATATATAACTTTTGGTGGGCATATAGAAttggaaaaatacaaatttctgtattttgttATCATGTTTACTGCTTATATTCTAATACTCTGCAGTAATTCAACCATAGTTTGCCTCATCTGGATTAAGAAAAGCCTCCATGAGCCTATGTATGTTTTTATTGCAGCTTTGTTGCTTAACTCTGTTATGTTCAGTACAAATATCTACCCCAAACTTTTGATGGACTTTTTATCTGAGAAGCAGATTACAACTCATTCACAGTGCAGTTTTCaaggatttatttattactcttTAACTGGTTCAGAGTTCTTCCTCTTGGCATCCATGGCTTATGACAGGTATGTGTCCATATCTAAACCTTTGCAATATCATACTATTATGAGAAAAACAACTGTCAAAATTTTGTTGGTTTTAACTTGGCTTCTGCCTGCTTGTCAGCTTGTGCCATCAGCTGTAATTATAAATACTTCACAAATCTGCCGTTTTACTTTGAATGGAATTTTTTGTAACAATGCAATTTCCAAGCTTTACTGTGCAACCCCGAGAATATCATATTTAATATATGGTGTGTTTATACTAATTAACACTGTATTTCTTCCTTTGCTTTTCATACTGTTTACATacacaaaaatatttataatatgcTATCGAAGCTGCAGGGAGGTCAGGAGAAAAGCTGCACAGACCTGTTTACCTCACCTGCTCGTTTTGATCAGCTTCTCATGTTTGTGTTCGTATGATATAATTATAACTCGACTTGAAATTAGTTTATCCCAAACTGCACGTTTCATAATGACTTTACAAGTGGTTTTGTATCATCCCCTCTTTAATCCAGTTGTATatggactgaaaatgaaagaaatctctCAACACCTCAGGAGGTtgttttgtcagagcaaatttAAATTATCTGTCAGAGCTGATGCTAGAAGTGCAATAATTTCCTTTGTAATCTAA